The genomic stretch GCGCGTTTGAGCAAAAAGCAAAAGACGACATGCTAGCGACACTAGAAAAAGACATCAAAGAAGGTGTTGATTTCATGGCATAATTGCCAAATCGACACAAAAAACCAGTCATTTCATATGAAGTGACTGGTTTTTTTATGTCTTGAGCTCGAGCGGCTATTGCCACTCGAGTATTAATGCGGATTGGTATTAGTGCAGAATACGGGCTCGAATAGTACCTTCAACGGCACTGAGTTCTTTCAATGCCACCTCTGAGTGGTCACTGTCGACATCAATAACCACATAACCAATGGCATCGTCGGTTTGCAGGTACTGCGCCGCAATGTTGATACCATGCTGGGCAAACGCTTGGTTAATTTGCGTTAATACGCCTGGGCGGTTTTCGTGCACGTGCAACAAACGGCTACGATTAAGTAGCTCTGGTAGCGACACTTCTGGGAAGTTAACCGCAGTAACGGTTGAGCCGTTATCAGAGTACTTAGCCAGCTTACCGGCCACTTCAATACCGATGTTTTCTTGTGCTTCTTGGGTTGAGCCGCCTACGTGTGGGGTTAAGATGACATTGTCAAACTCACGAAGCGGTGAGATAAATTCTTCACTGTTTGATTTCGGTTCCACCGGGAATACGTCAATGGCGGCGCCAGAGAGCTTTTTATTGGCTAAGGCGTCGGCCAAAGCATCAATGTCTACCACAGTACCACGAGAGGCATTAATTAAAATGGCGCCTTGCTTCATGACTTCAATTTCCGCCATGCCAATGAGGTTTTTGGTCTGTGGCGTTTCTGGCACATGAAGACTGATAATGTCGGCGCGTTGCAGTAGCTGAGTCAAGGTTGCTACTTGCGTAGCATTGCCCAGGGTTAGCTTGTCTTCAATATCGTAAAACTCCACCTTCATACCGGTGTGCTCAGCCATGATCCCAAGCTGGGTGCCAATGTGGCCATAACCGATAATGCCTAGGGTTTTACCACGGGCTTCATACGAGCCCTCTGCGGATTTGTCCCACTCACCACGGTGCGCTTTGGCATTGCGCTCAGGGATACGGCGTAACAGCAGTAAAATCTCACCTAACACCAGTTCAGCCACCGAGCGAGTGTTTGAAAAAGGCGCATTAAATACGGCAATACCACGGCGCTTAGCGGCTTCCAAGTCGACTTGGTTGGTGCCAATACAAAAACACCCCACCGCAACCAGCTTTTCGGCATGGGCCAAGATGCTTTCACTCAGGTGGGTACGAGAGCGAATACCAACAAAGTGAGCGTCTTTAATGCGTTCG from Pseudoalteromonas sp. UG3-2 encodes the following:
- the serA gene encoding phosphoglycerate dehydrogenase: MSKVSLAKDKIRILLLEGVHQSAVETLKRNGYSNIEYVKTSLPEAELIERIKDAHFVGIRSRTHLSESILAHAEKLVAVGCFCIGTNQVDLEAAKRRGIAVFNAPFSNTRSVAELVLGEILLLLRRIPERNAKAHRGEWDKSAEGSYEARGKTLGIIGYGHIGTQLGIMAEHTGMKVEFYDIEDKLTLGNATQVATLTQLLQRADIISLHVPETPQTKNLIGMAEIEVMKQGAILINASRGTVVDIDALADALANKKLSGAAIDVFPVEPKSNSEEFISPLREFDNVILTPHVGGSTQEAQENIGIEVAGKLAKYSDNGSTVTAVNFPEVSLPELLNRSRLLHVHENRPGVLTQINQAFAQHGINIAAQYLQTDDAIGYVVIDVDSDHSEVALKELSAVEGTIRARILH